Proteins encoded in a region of the Salminus brasiliensis chromosome 2, fSalBra1.hap2, whole genome shotgun sequence genome:
- the ccnc gene encoding cyclin-C gives MAGNFWQSSHYLQWVLDKQDLLKERQKDLKFLTEEEYWKLQIFFANVIQALGEHLKLRQQVIATATVYFKRFYARYSLKSIDPVLMAPTCVFLASKVEEFGVVSNTRLISAATSVLKTRFSYAFPKEFPYRMNHILECEFYLLELMDCCLIVYHPYRPLLQYVQDMGQEDMLLPLAWRIVNDTYRTDLCLLYPPFMIALACLHVACVVQQKDARQWFAELSVDMDKILEIIRVILKLYDQWKNFDDRKEMPAVLNKVPKPKPPPNSENDQSSNGNQNSSYSQS, from the exons ATGGCAGGAAACTTTTGGCAAAGTTCACACTA CCTGCAGTGGGTGCTGGATAAGCAGGACCTGCTGAAAGAACGTCAGAAAGATTTGAAGTTTCTCACGGAGGAGGAGTACTGGAAGCTGCAGATATTTTTTGCTAATG TGATCCAAGCTTTGGGGGAGCACTTGAAACTCAGACAGCAGGTCATTGCCACCGCGACTGTCTACTTCAAACGCTTTTATGCCAG GTATTCTTTAAAGAGTATAGACCCAGTGTTGATGGCACCTACCTGTGTGTTTCTAGCCTCTAAAGTTGAG GAGTTTGGAGTTGTTTCAAACACTCGCCTTATTTCTGCAGCAACCTCTGTAT TGAAAACACGATTCTCCTACGCCTTTCCTAAGGAGTTCCCATACAGAATGAACCAT ATCTTGGAATGTGAGTTCTACCTACTGGAGCTTATG GATTGCTGTTTGATTGTGTACCACCCTTATAGACCTTTATTGCAATATGTACAAGATATGGGTCAGGAGGACATGCTCCTTCCACTAGCGTG GAGGATAGTGAATGATACGTACAGGACGGACCTTTGCCTGCTGTATCCACCCTTCATGATTGCCCTTG catGTTTGCATGTTGCATGTGTGGTACAGCAGAAAGATGCCCGGCAGTGGTTTGCTGAGCTCTCCGTGGACATGGATAAG ATCTTGGAGATCATTAGAGTAATCCTGAAGCTCTATGATCAGTGGAAGAACTTTGATGACAGAAAAGAAATGCCTGCTGTACTAAACAAGGTGCCCAAACCCAAGCCCCCACCCAACAG TGAGAATGACCAGAGCTCCAATGGCAATCAGAACAGCTCTTATAGTCAGTCCTAG